One window of the Actinomycetota bacterium genome contains the following:
- a CDS encoding ATP-grasp domain-containing protein codes for MVRDRVALVVGPGPVTLQEGTCVQYMAARLCRYLHERGYRVVVLEDNPATLMDAWEEVEGIYVEPPLPEVVLQAAEKAGAASVWLGMAGRRGWELFKALAAEGAPERLGISVPDVDDRVLWLCGDRGLLRETLEERGFSNPAFRSVDSVHEGQRAAAELSFPLVVRPHFSCGGWGAGIAYNGEELPAVLEEALRESPAGEALVEESLAGYRKYVVVLLRDADGECRVAGTCEQLEPLPLHEEDAVLVVPPATADEGVYALHEAAREAADALGLVGVAEVKIAVSAGWEDLYVLDVNPRPWRTTPLVEVALGRDLLRTHLDLLLGGGHAAGSLASPQGPRGVIVSLPRFFYAEEEGEGCIHLRCRAVGRTILAGKTTEEAAAAALRYLVLEGRGKGWGEGWLRSTEGLLSALLHRPAAYRRRSGGTVAGGGFLPPRAGAPDVPEEAPAAGGVTGGRYEGTVEGCGDTGPGTVGGAQVESRMEALSGSPPSRGYPLCLVRRPAGAPGEGKRGIMVLGGDNGVPGGGHERNFAALRAALTAARNGIAASLYACDASFALLAVEAVDAVFLGPLSPGGVVEAVRGAAADALCCQFAGEEGLRCGVAVREGGEGVALLEQEVAAPEDTGLAQWAHRGVRTVPFAAGRGEARAFLKRCAFPVLADAAPPGGPARRRIIFSEEEGEGFLSRCGDDRVLLRQLSEEAQEVLVEAVAAHGEARALLIWEKLEDKGTASSEGLAVFPPLHLTSHQAEAAERLAREVISRLPWRGNLSMRMLIADGDALLLDITPGASRETPFLARASGLPLPEMGMEALLGKGEARLPAREDACAWRCPETPLGIIAAEDIIPEAGERSTGSRVVMAKNISLALAKLHVAQGILPRPGGRVFLSVADREKRRVVLLARELREAGYRLAATRGTARTLKAAGMPVKVVNKLQEGRPNALDLMRNGEIQLVINVPRGRKPKSDGFYIREDAARHGIPCITDMEVAMALVRGLRVCGAAGWDMDMCGTLLPGTCLAEGAGGK; via the coding sequence GTGGTTAGGGATCGTGTGGCGCTGGTGGTGGGCCCCGGGCCCGTCACCCTGCAGGAGGGCACGTGCGTGCAGTACATGGCGGCGAGGTTATGCCGCTACCTGCACGAAAGGGGCTACCGCGTGGTGGTGCTCGAGGATAACCCGGCTACCCTCATGGATGCCTGGGAGGAGGTGGAGGGTATCTACGTGGAGCCGCCCCTTCCGGAGGTTGTCTTGCAGGCGGCGGAGAAAGCGGGGGCCGCATCCGTGTGGCTGGGCATGGCGGGGAGAAGGGGATGGGAGCTTTTCAAGGCGTTGGCGGCGGAGGGGGCGCCGGAAAGGCTCGGCATCTCCGTGCCCGATGTTGATGACCGTGTCCTCTGGCTCTGCGGAGACCGGGGGCTGCTGCGCGAGACGCTGGAAGAGAGGGGTTTCTCGAACCCCGCCTTTCGCTCCGTGGACAGCGTGCACGAGGGGCAGAGGGCGGCGGCGGAGCTGTCCTTTCCTCTTGTTGTGAGACCCCATTTCTCCTGTGGAGGATGGGGAGCCGGTATCGCCTACAACGGCGAGGAACTGCCGGCCGTGCTGGAAGAGGCCCTCAGGGAGAGCCCCGCCGGCGAGGCGCTCGTGGAGGAGTCCCTTGCGGGGTACCGTAAATACGTGGTGGTACTTCTGCGCGACGCGGACGGTGAGTGCCGGGTCGCCGGCACTTGCGAGCAGCTCGAGCCCCTTCCCCTGCACGAGGAGGACGCCGTGCTGGTCGTGCCGCCCGCGACCGCTGACGAGGGGGTCTACGCGCTGCACGAGGCGGCGCGTGAGGCGGCGGATGCCCTCGGTCTGGTAGGGGTCGCGGAGGTGAAGATCGCGGTATCGGCCGGGTGGGAGGACCTATATGTCCTGGACGTCAATCCGCGCCCCTGGCGCACAACGCCCCTCGTCGAGGTGGCTCTGGGGAGGGACCTGTTGAGGACGCATCTCGACCTGTTGCTCGGCGGAGGGCACGCGGCAGGGTCGCTCGCATCGCCGCAGGGGCCGAGAGGGGTCATCGTCTCCCTGCCCCGCTTCTTCTACGCCGAGGAAGAGGGGGAAGGGTGTATACATCTGCGTTGCCGGGCGGTCGGCAGGACCATCCTCGCGGGGAAGACGACGGAGGAAGCCGCCGCCGCGGCGCTCCGCTATCTCGTCCTGGAGGGGCGTGGCAAGGGATGGGGGGAAGGATGGTTGCGGAGCACGGAAGGGCTCCTGTCGGCGCTTTTGCATCGACCTGCCGCGTACCGGCGGAGGTCTGGCGGCACGGTGGCGGGCGGCGGTTTTCTGCCGCCCCGTGCGGGTGCGCCTGACGTCCCGGAGGAAGCACCGGCAGCAGGCGGGGTTACGGGAGGCCGTTACGAAGGTACGGTAGAAGGGTGCGGCGACACCGGACCCGGCACGGTAGGCGGAGCTCAGGTAGAAAGTCGCATGGAAGCTCTTTCCGGCAGCCCCCCATCGCGCGGTTATCCCCTGTGCCTGGTCCGCAGGCCGGCGGGCGCTCCCGGCGAGGGGAAAAGGGGGATCATGGTCCTGGGTGGGGACAACGGCGTTCCCGGGGGAGGACACGAAAGAAACTTCGCCGCCCTGCGGGCGGCGCTGACGGCGGCAAGGAACGGGATAGCGGCTTCTCTCTATGCTTGTGATGCCTCCTTCGCGCTGCTGGCGGTGGAGGCGGTGGACGCGGTTTTCCTGGGGCCCCTTTCGCCTGGAGGGGTCGTGGAGGCCGTGAGAGGGGCGGCAGCGGACGCCCTCTGCTGCCAGTTCGCGGGAGAGGAAGGCCTGCGCTGCGGCGTGGCCGTCCGGGAGGGAGGCGAGGGGGTCGCCCTCCTCGAGCAGGAGGTCGCCGCTCCCGAAGACACGGGCCTCGCACAGTGGGCGCACCGGGGGGTGAGGACGGTGCCCTTCGCCGCGGGCCGCGGTGAGGCGCGCGCTTTTCTGAAAAGGTGCGCGTTCCCGGTGCTCGCGGACGCGGCGCCGCCCGGCGGACCGGCGCGCCGCCGCATCATCTTCAGCGAGGAGGAGGGGGAGGGATTCCTCTCGCGGTGCGGCGATGACCGCGTTCTCCTGCGGCAGCTCAGCGAGGAGGCGCAGGAGGTGCTGGTGGAGGCGGTGGCCGCGCACGGGGAGGCGCGGGCCCTACTGATATGGGAAAAGCTGGAAGATAAGGGGACGGCTTCCAGTGAAGGCCTTGCCGTCTTTCCGCCCCTTCACCTGACCTCGCACCAGGCGGAAGCGGCGGAAAGACTCGCGCGCGAGGTGATCTCGCGCCTTCCCTGGAGGGGCAACCTCTCCATGCGCATGCTGATTGCAGACGGCGACGCTCTCCTCCTGGATATCACGCCGGGCGCATCGCGCGAGACGCCCTTCCTCGCGCGCGCGTCCGGTCTGCCGCTGCCGGAGATGGGGATGGAGGCATTGCTCGGAAAGGGGGAGGCGCGACTGCCTGCGCGCGAGGATGCATGCGCCTGGAGATGCCCGGAAACGCCGCTGGGCATCATCGCAGCAGAGGATATCATTCCCGAGGCGGGGGAACGTTCCACGGGCTCCCGCGTGGTTATGGCGAAGAATATCTCGCTGGCGCTGGCGAAGTTGCACGTGGCGCAGGGGATACTGCCGCGACCCGGTGGAAGGGTCTTCCTGAGCGTCGCCGACCGCGAGAAGAGGCGCGTGGTCCTCCTGGCACGCGAGCTCCGCGAGGCGGGCTACCGCCTGGCCGCGACGAGGGGGACGGCACGGACCCTGAAGGCGGCGGGTATGCCGGTCAAGGTGGTCAACAAGCTGCAGGAGGGACGGCCCAACGCGCTGGACCTCATGCGCAACGGCGAGATACAGCTGGTGATAAACGTGCCGCGCGGGAGGAAGCCCAAGAGCGACGGGTTCTATATCAGGGAGGACGCCGCGCGCCATGGCATCCCCTGCATTACCGACATGGAGGTCGCCATGGCCCTGGTGCGTGGGCTGCGTGTCTGCGGTGCAGCGGGGTGGGACATGGACATGTGCGGTACGCTCCTTCCGGGAACCTGCCTGGCGGAGGGGGCGGGAGGGAAGTGA